One genomic region from Equus asinus isolate D_3611 breed Donkey chromosome 10, EquAss-T2T_v2, whole genome shotgun sequence encodes:
- the TMEM268 gene encoding transmembrane protein 268 isoform X1, whose amino-acid sequence MACEPQMEPGGAAGPMPPSSPSWSALPGGSPPGWGQGLHNGQVLTVLRIDNTCAPIAFDLGAAEEQLQTWGIQVPADQYRSLAESALLEPQVRRYIIYNSRPMRLAFAVVFYVVVWANIYSTSQLFALGNHWVAVLLVTLAAVSLTLALVLIFERHQRKANTNTDLRLAAANGALLRHRLLLGVTDTVEGCQSVIQLWFVYFDLENCVQFLADHVQEMKTNQESLLRRRLSQLCVVMETGVSPTAAEEPEDPMEEAPLLPSRPEPQERPLMQTELHQLVPEAEPEEMAQQLLAVFGGYYIRLLVTSQLPEAGGIRHMDSPRVPCPCQFIEAHILGTGCCPFLAR is encoded by the exons ATGGCTTGTGAACCGCAGATGGAGCCCGGTGGGGCGGCAGGCCCCAtgccaccctcctcccccagctggaGCGCCCTGCCTGGGGGGAGCCCTCCCGGCTGGGGGCAAG GGCTGCACAATGGACAGGTCCTCACGGTTCTCCGGATCGACAACACCTGTGCGCCCATCGCCTTCGATCTGGGGGCCGCCGAGGAGCAGCTGCAGACCTGGGGCATCCAG GTCCCTGCCGACCAGTACCGGAGCCTGGCCGAGAGCGCCCTCCTGGAGCCCCAAGTCAGAAGATACATCATCTACAACTCGCGGCCCATGCGGCTGGCCTTTGCCGTG GTGTTCTATGTGGTGGTGTGGGCAAACATCTACTCCACCAGCCAGCTCTTCGCCCTGGGGAACCACTGGGTGGCCGTGCTGCTCGTGACCCTGGCCGCGGTCAGCCTGACCCTGGCTCTCGTGCTCATCTTCGAGAGACACCAGAGGAAG GCCAACACCAACACGGACCTGAGGCTGGCGGCCGCCAACGGAGCACTCCTGAGGCACCGGCTGCTGCTGGGGGTGACGGACACGGTGGAAGGCTGCCAGAGCGTGATCCAG ctctggTTTGTCTACTTCGACCTGGAGAACTGTGTGCAGTTCTTGGCTGACCATGTTCAAGAAATGAAGACTAACCAAGAG TCCTTGCTGAGACGCAGACTGAGCCAGCTGTGCGTTGTCATGGAGACTGGGGTGAGCCCCACCGCGGCTGAGGAGCCGGAGGACCCGATGGAGGAAGCTCCTCTCCTGCCCAGCAGGCCTGAGCCCCAGGAGAGGCCGCTCATGCAGACCGAGCTCCACCAGCTTGTTCCCGAGGCTGAGCCGGAG GAGATGGCCCAGCAGCTGCTGGCGGTGTTCGGCGGCTACTACATCCGGCTCCTGGTGACCTCCCAGCTCCCCGAGGCAGGGGGCATACGGCACATGGACTCCCCGAGGGTTCCGTGCCCCTGCCAGTTCATAGAGGCCCACATCCTGGGCACAGGGTGCTGCCCGTTCCTGGCCAGGTGA
- the TMEM268 gene encoding transmembrane protein 268 isoform X2, giving the protein MACEPQMEPGGAAGPMPPSSPSWSALPGGSPPGWGQGLHNGQVLTVLRIDNTCAPIAFDLGAAEEQLQTWGIQVPADQYRSLAESALLEPQVRRYIIYNSRPMRLAFAVVFYVVVWANIYSTSQLFALGNHWVAVLLVTLAAVSLTLALVLIFERHQRKANTNTDLRLAAANGALLRHRLLLGVTDTVEGCQSVIQLWFVYFDLENCVQFLADHVQEMKTNQEEMAQQLLAVFGGYYIRLLVTSQLPEAGGIRHMDSPRVPCPCQFIEAHILGTGCCPFLAR; this is encoded by the exons ATGGCTTGTGAACCGCAGATGGAGCCCGGTGGGGCGGCAGGCCCCAtgccaccctcctcccccagctggaGCGCCCTGCCTGGGGGGAGCCCTCCCGGCTGGGGGCAAG GGCTGCACAATGGACAGGTCCTCACGGTTCTCCGGATCGACAACACCTGTGCGCCCATCGCCTTCGATCTGGGGGCCGCCGAGGAGCAGCTGCAGACCTGGGGCATCCAG GTCCCTGCCGACCAGTACCGGAGCCTGGCCGAGAGCGCCCTCCTGGAGCCCCAAGTCAGAAGATACATCATCTACAACTCGCGGCCCATGCGGCTGGCCTTTGCCGTG GTGTTCTATGTGGTGGTGTGGGCAAACATCTACTCCACCAGCCAGCTCTTCGCCCTGGGGAACCACTGGGTGGCCGTGCTGCTCGTGACCCTGGCCGCGGTCAGCCTGACCCTGGCTCTCGTGCTCATCTTCGAGAGACACCAGAGGAAG GCCAACACCAACACGGACCTGAGGCTGGCGGCCGCCAACGGAGCACTCCTGAGGCACCGGCTGCTGCTGGGGGTGACGGACACGGTGGAAGGCTGCCAGAGCGTGATCCAG ctctggTTTGTCTACTTCGACCTGGAGAACTGTGTGCAGTTCTTGGCTGACCATGTTCAAGAAATGAAGACTAACCAAGAG GAGATGGCCCAGCAGCTGCTGGCGGTGTTCGGCGGCTACTACATCCGGCTCCTGGTGACCTCCCAGCTCCCCGAGGCAGGGGGCATACGGCACATGGACTCCCCGAGGGTTCCGTGCCCCTGCCAGTTCATAGAGGCCCACATCCTGGGCACAGGGTGCTGCCCGTTCCTGGCCAGGTGA